The sequence below is a genomic window from Uranotaenia lowii strain MFRU-FL chromosome 2, ASM2978415v1, whole genome shotgun sequence.
CCCTAGAAGATGAAGCGCTATCCGCTCGATTGTGgcctttatttatattttgttttcaaaaataaataattgaactGTACATAAGCGCTGGTTCGTCTAACGTTAGCCCAAATCGTTAATGTAAGGTAGCTAACAGTATTAATGTTCTCCTTTTCTCAATATATATAAACGATAGCTGTGTAAAAATCTATTCCTCTTTGCTCAACATTTATtaaacgatttttcacttagaATCTTTCCTAGTTTTACTCTCTGTACACTGCTCGCTGTAACCTTTTGATTTGATCActtgttgtttgtttaaaaaattatcgcaTTGCTACTGCTGCTTGATCCGCAACATGCTTTCCATAGGTCAGTTGCTGGTTGCTAGGGCAACCCCATTATTGTCGccagttttgatttttacaaaGGACCCATTTTCATTCGATTATTAAGTTTCCTATTACAACTGTGTTTTACATCCATCTCGCTATAGTTGCTAAACAGGACTGGTCATTActggttcgtttttttttgttctgattttttaaaggaCATTTACGATCTAGCTCTCTTATTCGGGAAGCCTAAGGGAAGGGAAAGAGGTTCTGTTGACGGTAGTCGTTGTTGTTCAGGAGCAAATATTCATATTGCTCATCAAGTGGTCATTTCTGTTTAAAAGAaggtagttaattttttttctgctaatattttttttaatttttgtaaaacttcaaTGAAGAATGGAAACTGGAGGAAAGCAACTCGATTAAactcttaaaattaaaaaaaaatacaaatggtTTAAGAAATGTCAACTGAGATTGAATATCTTTAAACGTAAAcatcatttgtttgaaattggtttaaaattaatgatatttttaccaaaaataaaatggttAATCGCGAGGAAagcgttaatttaaaaaaaaaatacacataaTAGATTATCACTTTTGGGgcgtttgaatttcaaaaaattatgaagatcTTTTGGCCTAAACAACGACTCTGACACCTTCCAGAGGAAGGTGGATTCAATCCCGAGAAAGCGTTAGCAAAAACTGTGCgtgtattcattttttttaatatgtctgaAGGGAAACATAGAAGATATACGAGTCTACGGAATTTCTAAGcagctttgaaaaaatttttgtcTGGCAAGCAGTTTCCTTGATAAGTGATGGACTCATATCaaataaaattgtcattttaaaaaatgccATTCGGCCTTATAAATGTGCCAGCAACTTTCCAAAGTCTGGAAGATTGAATGCCGAGAAAGCATTAGAAAATAATATGTTTCTTACTATATCTTCAACTTCACTGGAAGATATATCGAGGATAAAACATTGATAACACATACTGATTGAGTAGTTGATCTCAAATTGTAGagtgattttctttaaaaaaaatatgaaatctggGAAGCGGTTTCCTCGATGCGAGGTGAGGTCTGAATTGTTCAATGAGCTCTACGGCAGTTTGAAACTATTAGGAATGCCGATTGGCTTCAAAAATTTCCCTACAACCTTCAAAATGCTGCCTCTAAAGgcgtttaatagttttttttacagacTTACAGGAGAGTTTGGTATGTTTGCAAAATAGCATTATTTGAAGTTGACTTCAAGGATGAAGTGTGATTAATTAAACAAATTCGTGAAACCAGgctaatgattttcaaagatgattgtttaaacaaaaacaGGAACACGAAGATACATGAATGCCCTAACGAATATCTAAAGGTTGATAGATTCAGTTCTGAGGAAACATTAGAAAAtaaactgaatattttgaacGTCTCTGAACATCGGTGCAAGTTGTTCACTATGGTCCTTCAGACGCCTCAAATAGATTATCTGAGcatagtaatttttttcgaaatctgaCACACGATAAATCCGAATTCGGTAAAGTTTATCAAAAGGAAGAGAAACTCATTCGAACACCATTTGGCCTGAAAAACGTTACTGCAATATTTCATTAGCCTTTGAAATATTCCAGTAACATTGTTCAGGCCAAATGGTGTTCGAATGAGGAAGAATGCACTTGGGAGAAACTTTGCAACCataagtcccataaaacaggaaCAAAAATGCTTACTAAATAcctagcaaacatttttgtaggtttaTCTTTCAagaaactttgttatacgtttcatatcaAATTCGTAAAAAAGGGTATTTACCTACCAcctttatcatatccgatttataccgactttaagtaactatttttacgatcgtttacttatttggtaggaattgcgattcgcattaacattgttaacaatttgagctatcatttctaatgctATTTTATGTTTGATGGGCAGTCTCATCATTGACTTGaggtacgttctatgcagctcaaaagcAGCCTTTTGATTCAGCTTCTAAAAATCGTAAAGtgagcaaagaattctctctcaaTTAAATTTCACCCTAGGTATCAGCTTATATCAACTGCTCTTGAATATTTACTATATTCAGTACAAGGTTTTGCCATGATGGTGCGTGCCGTATCTCAAACTTTGTTCAATTTGCTGCTCGATTGCTTCTTCCCAACATTATACATCAGAATGTTAATtcaagtaatgaaaaaaaaaattgcgcggCTTCGGAATCGAACCTCAACCTTCGTGGTGCCAACTGAACACATGAACATTTAACATGTACTTTTTGTGATTTAGTAAATCACGTTTAGAGTaattttgtgcttttttttgtgACTTAAGTTCCTTACTACGTTGTCACTACGTCGTAaattacttttgcaactttcaagttcattaatgagtacatatagttcccTCAAGGGAGTTGAGCAGCCTTTTCTCTTCATCAGCCAACATGTACCTTTCAAagcttttatttgaataaatatgaattatgGTTGCTTAGGATATCATGGTTTCGGATGGTCATAATATAATGGTCATTCTTCAGACTATGAACATACTCTACGGGTTGCTCCTCTCAAGGAGCAgagtgatgaaattccaaattttccatgATCTGGCATTTGATTTATCGATGCGAGAAAGATTCTAAGCCGTTTTAAGCATACCCAGAGAATAAGGAACTCATACGAATGCCGTTTGGTTTGGAGAATACCCCTGATATCTTCTGAAGACTAATGAATTCAGTTCAGAGGAAGGATTAGTAATATCACTGTCTCGCATCTTAAACACGCAATACTTTCACTCCCTATTAGTAagtacgaagccatggtgtccaGGTGTGATGTACGCACTACATTGTGTAAGctcatacttaggcagaaactgtagtgaatccgtgcacccatggtggataaccaacatacttATAGAATATTTATCCTTCAGATCTGAGTTGCTTGTCTCAAGAAAAAGAGTGATTAGTTCGATTATCTTCTATAatctaaaatacgatttgacAATTCGAGTAACGTTTTGAGTCGTTTTAAGTTGATCAAAAGAATAAGGAACGCATCTGCCATTTGGTTTAAAGAATACTCCTGCTATCTTACAAACAAAGCCTTACAAACTCAGTTTAGGTAAAGTATTCAATAGCAATTTTTCTTGCATtctcaatatcactaagatacatGAGGATATTGTTATATTCTCAAAGTTTCTTTGGGTTGTTCAACACATGGTTTAGAgtgaaaaaatctataaaattatgaaatcttGAAAAAGGATGTTTTTGGAGGAAACTCAGAGAAGCAGAAATCTATACGATTGCCGTTCGAGAATGTCCCTGCAAATTTCCAATGTTGATTAATTCACTCTTTAGGAAACATTACCGAATAACATTCTTCGCCTTATATTTTCATCATCACTGAACGTTTTATGTATCCCAGATTTCAATAAGGTCCTACATATTCTCCAGGATGTTTATCTCAAGGTGTAGAGTGATAGGACTCAAATTTTGGCgactgatttgttttgaaataagatggattctattttttttaagtgtagcAAGAAAATTATGGATTTACACAAATGCCGTTTGGCCTACAAAATGACACTGAAATCTTTCAAGgaatgatagattcaatttttaGGGAGCATTAGAAACTCCCTCATCTTGAATTCTATACATTACTAAAAATAATATAGAACAGATAAAAGAAATTATGTgcacaaaattttccaaaagatATGAATTTGATCGAATGCCCTTTGGACTACAAAATTCGCCTTCAGCCTTCTAAAGGCCGATGgattgttttgtgaaaaaaatacaaaacaaatagGCTTCAGCTGATTTTAGATGAATacacataaaaattttaaatatttccaacTACCACCGTACAGAATCACCTTCACCTTGCGTCGTTCTCTAAGCATtatcttcaattaaatttttcttcttacTTCTGAATCATGTTTGTCCGAAGGGCGCCAACAAACAGCGGATTTCATTTTTTCCCTAATGTAGTATCAATACTCCTTTGTGCGTTTAACGGTTCCGTATTTACAGTATGCAGTTGGTGTGTATTTTTGTGTGTGTATTAGCGCAAGTCTGTGCCGAATTCCAATGAAAAACTATTAACAAACAAGAGGAaataagttttagttttttccgGCATTAAGTCATTCAAGCTGCGCTTTCATTGTATGTGTTTGGCAGAGGCTAAGCAGAATCTTAAGTGTGGCTCTAGAACTATTTTCTTTTGTTAGTTGTGTTAAGTAAACGAGATTCTTACAGCTATAAGCTAAGTACGGTCAGGGTTTGTTTGTTAATGGCCTATCTGCCTATTTACAGAGCAAAGGTTGAATTGAAACTGGTAAATCATAAGCAACATTGTATTATAATCGCAGCGGCAGATAAACGACGATTCTTTGACATCCTCTCACACTCACTGTCCCTCAAACATCCATATCATCTTGCCTAGGTTAGGAACATTTGACATATTGGTATTCACAACGTACTTATTCGTCGCTCGTCGTTGGTCTCACTCTTGGATTAAATAAGTAACATTCAGCACTAAGCACCACTTTAAAAATAGTAATCTAACGCGAGTTAAGCCATCCCGGATGTTGCAGCCACCTGGAGTCTCTCCTAGAAGCATTTCCGTACTATCGGGGCAGCTGCCTATGCACGTAGTCTCAGTATTAGTCCTAGTGAACGCTATCGCATCGAAGGTGAAAGCGCAAGGGCCCAGTAAATACTATACTAGATATTCTACGTGCGTTCCCATGTCTCATCGATTGATCGTCAGGGTACGCACATACTTCGGATCCATCTCCTCCAGGTCCCGGCCCTTGGTCTCCGGGACGACCATGATGACGAAAAATAACCCAACGCAGGATATGCACGCGTACAGCCAAAATGTCCCGTGAAGGCCAAACATTGCCTGCAATTAGAATTAGTTGTTTAGATGCTTGATCATACCATAAGTCAAGAAGTAGTAATCTCACCTGAAAGTCCATAAAGGTTTTAACGCCGAGGAAAGCACAAAAGTAGCTGAAGCTGGTAGCAATCGAACTTCCGATGCCTCGATACTCAAGCGGGAACAGTTCGCCCACCAGAAGCCACGAAATGGGTGAAATGCCCAACGAAAAGGCAACAGTAAACACCAGCACACACAACAGCGGAATCCAGTCGTTACTTCCAGCCGGAACATCCGGTTCAATGTTTGCCAACATTTTATTGGTCTGTCCGTAGTACACGAACGATCCAAAGCTAGCCAACGCGAGTGACATAAACACCGAACTCACAATCAGCAAAGGTATTCGACCAACCGTATCGATCAGCAATCCGGACAACATGGATGCAAGCAGCTGCACAAACCCGACGGCAATGGCTGCACCATGGGGATTCATTCCGGCAAACGTTTTGCTGAAGATGGTCACCGCGTAGAAGTTGAACGAGTTGGCACCTGAAATCATGAAACAAACCCTAAGTCAGACACCTTTACAAACACTAGTCAACCATCAAGCAAACCCACCGGTGAATCGCTGGAAGATCATAAGGCCACAGGTGATCGATACGGGCTTGACAAGTCGGGCATTTCGCATGACGGCCTTCACATTTCCGGCGATGGCGTCGAAGGAGACCCGCGGTAGCTGCCAGTTGCGGACGATTTCCGGCAGCCGGCTCACCGTTCCAAGTCGACTCTGGGTGCTGCCGGTCGGATGCTGGCAATGCGTTGGCAATTGCTGTTGATTGGCACCGTTGCTGCCCCGGGATGTCATTCGATTCAGCAGGTTGATTCTCGATGTACGTACGTTCGATCGGATTGTGTCGAGTTCTATCTCTACGTTTTTATGTGGACCCCGAAGCCATTGGAGGGAACTGTGGATGGAAGAAGCGAAAAAATTGATAAGCTACGTTCTAAGATGCGCGGTATCAATTGTTCTGAGATTGTGAATTGAGTTGATTAAAagaattccaaataaaaaaaaaacatatccaaATATTGCTTGTTGAAACAGTTAAAAAGCTTAATTAGATCGTTTTCCAATGGCGTTTTACTATTTAAAACAATATCTTCTTTTAATATTCAAACCGGACTATCTATTCTCTTTCCTTGTTTCTGTTTTTCTTTAATGTATCGTCCTGcaattggttttaaaaataacctCAGAACATAAAAGTAAATGCAGTAAATTTCAGTGCTAACTTCACTtaatttttcaacgtgtttaCTTCACTAAACTATTGTCTGTTGCATTATAAGTTGGATTTGGTGCTAAGTTTTGCAGTAAAAGTTATCCGACCAAAGTTTGTCTGAAAAACGATTTGCATGTATAAAAATAGTAGGATTTATACTGCTTTGGCAGCTCACAATCCACAATTACTAAATGCACAGTGCAATTTTGTGTGCtgcacaaaataaataaaaaaaacaatttcaaataaataaagtatCTGGACGATATTTTGAATCTCTATCCTGATCTGAATCCTTATACTGATCATATAGCGATATTTGGTCTTGATTCAGATTCCAACCTTGACCTGAGACCTTAccctgaatttgaatctgaatccggAATCAGATCTTGATATAAAACCTAATTgtgattatttttcttattgtGTTTCCAATCACGATTACGATCCAAATCCTGAATTTTGATCTTAATCCTGAACCCtgaagaataattttgaattcttgataGAAATTCTGGTCCAGGATCATGATTCCGAATCTGGGTGTTAAACCTCATCTTGATTCGTGGATTATTATTCCAAATCCTGCTGCTGGATTACGATCCAGGATGCTTATCATGAATCTCAAAGCTGGGTCATGAAGTGGGATTCTGGAACCTAACTTCTGATACTGATTCCGGATTCTGGACTCTGATCTAGATTTCAAATGTTTGTCCTAAGTTTTGATCTCAATCCCAATTGTTGATTTTGAATCTGGATTCGGCATTCTGATCCTCCTCCTGATCCCAAAACCTGATTATGGATTTTGAATCTTGATTCGAATCCTGATTCTACATTTTATTCTTAATCTTGATTCTGGACCAGGAACGCACCTGGACCTAGATTCTGATTTCGGACTTAAATCTCTGAGCTGGATTATGATCCCAACGGATCTTCAATCCTAGATTTCAATATGATCCTACAGACTCTCCAAGATGTCTTTATCTCAAGGTGTAGAGTAATAGGACTCCTTTATATCAAATTTAGACGAgtgatttcttttgaaacaagatgtattctgaatttttcaaagagtAACAagcaaaatatgaatttatacGAATGCCGTTTTGCCAGCAAAACTACACTGCAATCGTTCAAGGGatgataaagtctgcttcatttaatattggaacaaattcttttgctcattgtggcgctcctagtggacggatttggaaacttttttcacccacgtgtcgggaaattcattacctttcactatgtatttatgtcataacaccaaacgatagcattttgtaaacaaccgccatggaagccgaacggagagatcaaattgtgcacagttttcttacgagtacgagtacgagaatttcttcgaaacagcaatgaatattttttttaattttttttatgaaagagtaaagaaaatgctacatttgtatgaaaaacaaattatgaattcgttaataaatgactgaactacacgcaattgtttgtgttccaatattaaatgaagcagactttacatccgtcgaacttggtcagcacttggtcgtacagctttcgagcacggattctggccacattgttctgcttcagcgtccgatttggctgtttgctggctcggaatgaccttattccttcccggagacgaattcgtcgcaccgtactgtgagcggcctggaacttattggccaaatcgcggtctgaaagattgggattcctcttgacggccttgatgactttcccacgcagtttccggtcgacagttctactccgacgcttcgaatgcggcttccgagccgtcgtcaatgtttccttgtactgcttgataacacgccatacggtatttctgggcattttaagctgtttagctagcttcgatgccgacaacaatggattttcaagaaaactgtgcacaatttgatctctccgttcggcttccatggcagttgtttacaaaatgctatcgtttggtgttatggcATAAATACAtagtgaaaggtaatgaattttccgacacgtgggtgaaaaaagtttccaaatccgtccactaggagcgccacaatgagcaaaagaatttgttccaatattaaatgaagcagactttagatcCAGTTTTTTCGGAAGTATTAGCAACTGCCTCGTCTTGAATTCTCTACATaacattaagaaatattgaaattatgaTGATTCTGCTTATCTCAAGTTAtacaaagatataaaaaaaagtttccaaaaaagaTATGAATTGGATCGAATGCTCTTTGGACTACAAAATTCATCTGCAGCCCTTTCGATggattattttatgaaaaaaaaaaaacaaacttgaaagCAAGTTTGCTTCAGTGTATTGCAGATAAATACTCATAAAGTTTTGAGATGTTTCCAACTACCATCGTACGGAATCACATTCATCTTGCGTCGTTCCCTAAGCATTATCATTAATtaacatcgttttttttctttcttctgaatcaTCCCAGCATACATTTTTGCAGCtgtattcttatgctgttttgatatgagttccatatacattatagaaaaaTCGTTTGTAAGTTGAAAAaatagcatttacctaccaaattgGAGgctatatacatacataaatttcatttctttctaaagcgacgaagACTACATCAATTGGGCGTTAtacgacaccttattcgtatatgtagaaagaatgcaagagagcccaagattttgctctcatagcgtTCAAATTGTTGCCAGTGACAATagtttccagttctctcattggtcaattttACTCAATTCCCaactgatttttagccatcatCACTCGTTTTTAACACAAAATGTACGTGGAATACAGAGCAAATCAGCGAATCCCTTAGGTGGGgcataatagagcatgttcccctaccTAACGAAGCTTCGCTGGACACGTTCAAGTCGGTAGCAGTGTGTACTCTAAGTAGGACCCCATAACTGAGCGGCGAATTCCATAATGCTACGAACCGAAGAGCATTACACTGCTTTCAGAACAAAGACATCGTCGAAGTGTTTCGTGCTACGACGTGAAAATTctaatgcagcaaaaccctTCGCAGACGTGATTGCGATGTGTTCAGTAAATGTAAgtttgttgtcaattttcactCCCAGGTCGAGAATGGACTTGACATTCTCCAATGTTGATCCCGAAAATTGATATTCGAAGTTGACTGTGTTACGTGCACGAGTGAAGTTGGCTATCTTACATTTTTTGGCGTTTGCCGTCATCCCATTCAAGCGGCACCAATCTTCTAATCTGCTGATGTCGTTTTGTAAGGCCAGATAGTCAACGGCACTTCTAATTCTTCTGAACAActtcaggtcatcagcataaagCAGAGTGTCGGATTGAAAACTATAACATAGGTCATTCACGAAAACGATGAACAGAAGGAGACCAAGGTGACTTCCCTGTGGTACTCCAGATGGGGTGTAAAAAATTCGTGAtcatgaatttctaattttcgtCAAAGCCTGTCGATGCAATAGATATGAGGCAATCCAATCAAAGGGCCAAGCTGGAAAACTAGGCGATCCATCTTTGCAAGAAAAATTTTGAGCGGGACACGgtcaaacgcttttgaagagTCAATATAGACTGAATCCACTTGACAATCTTTCTCCAGACTATTGCTCAGGAAACTAACGTAACACATCAAATTCGTCACCGTAGACCGTTACTTTACGAACTCATGCTGAGACTCTGAGATAAGAGGTTTTATGTCAGCATACAATTGATactgcattaaaaattttaaaaaaaattgaaattgagttCAGGATTGAGATTGGGCCGTAGTTTTCGACGTGAGGAGCACTGCCTGATTTATAAATCGGAGAAATGGCTGCGACCTTCTAAGCACTAGGAAACGTCCTTTCGTTAAGTGATCGATTTAAAATACTGCAAGTTGGGGTAGCTACAGATGCGGCGCAATGTTTCAGAGCCGCAGGAGAAATGTCGTCAGGACCAGATCCTTTCGTTGGGTCAACTGCTGTCAGCTTCTCGTAGATTGATAGAATTCTGGACATTGATCtagattctgattctgaatttcatTCCTGTACCATGATTCTAGATTCTGATAACTATCCAGGATCGTGATACCGGATTCCGTCAGGATTCCGGACCTTCATGCAAAATTCTGGTACGGATCATGATTTCTGATTCTAGTCCTAATTCTGATACTTGAATTGAACCGTTATACTGATCCTAAAACTTGAATCTTGATCACGCATTATGGTCTTAACCTGATCTCTGTTTATGATGAATCTTTGTATGATACTTTATCCTGGATCCTTATACTGAACCTTCATTCTGAAACCGAATCTTAGATTCTGGTGATCATTTTGGATCCGTCCAGGCCGATCCTTAGTTTTGGGTACGTAAGTCTTACGCTTTCCTTATCACctccttaaaattttatagcTAGAAACCGACGATCGATCAACGCTTTAGGAGCGCATTTGCTTGTGACTACAGCACGAATGTTCGGGTAAGTGAACAATTATTACAATATTTGAGTCACGCGAAACATGTTTTATGCTTTTATGCTTCATTTGATTTCCTTGAGgaagaattgttaaaaattcaaaacgttGACAAAGaccatataaaaaattgttgtaatCCTCGATCGAAAGACTGAACGCCGAACGTACCCTAGAAATTCATGGATTCTGATCTTGATCATGAATCTCGAACCCTAACGCcgatcttaaattttaataccGGATCATGAACCCGATCCTGATGCTGATTGTGATCTTCATTCCGTACTGTGGATCCCTTATTCCGCTCCTAAATACTGGGCCTCGAATCAAGATCCTGTATCCAGCACTCGATACCTGATCCAAATCcctgatttcagattctggaTCCTTATTTCGGATTTTGATCTGGAATTGTGGattgtttttctgataaaagAGGGTGTGGGtgttaatgttttaaaaactgattttgggtGATTTGTGCGtcttaaatttgaatcatttgtcagtttttgtctatcacctctatCTGATCCCTACCTTGAACCAAAATCCTTATCAAGATCCTGATGCCAGAGTTCTGATTCTGTTACTTGATTCCTGATTCAGATCGTTGTTACTAGTTCTGGACTCTGATCCCATATCCTAAAGCTAACCTCGGATCATGATCACGATATCGAAACTCATTCCGAATCTTCATCCTGATcctgattcgatttttttttgtttcgattatagtcgttttaccaattTTATGGCATCCGCGAATTTATATCaatgttgcagttggcggacagttattgaaaaactttcccGGTACAAcagtgttcgatgtttactcttgggctcaaactcgtggacatcggctcaggaggcaactgacttccATTTgaactatatcacaagccccttaTTCGAAATCCTAAACCCTGATCCTATGAAACGTGATCGAGATAAATATTTCAGACCCTTTAGAATACTTCCGGAACTTGATTCTGTATCCTAGACTTAGATCTAGATCTCTTTAGGTCAGATCGAGGTACAGTATAAAGGTTTATaattaactagctgatcccatgcgaactccgtttcgctttcaacttggaatatgttatgaacagtttgtatgaatgtcaattgccaagcattttccagatgcacttctgaattcattgttatgtaataattgcaaaaatattggacgattactTTGTCTGTTGTCTgctgataaatttgaaatcaggaatcaattgaccgtgccaaataccccgtgtataaatttcgactcaatcgttgcataacaacgctaaacctctttcggtggcctcttatacaatctttgatatctggaaTCGAttacccttccctcaaaactcccgtgtgcaaattttcaaagcaatccattgtataataacgtcaatattgcaaaaaaccgtgaaaaatttaattacatggacgacccctttcgtcgacccctggcaacatttgaaatctgaaatcgattaaccgtctctgaaaactaccgtgtgccaattttcatcccaatccgatgtataataacgacgatattgcagaaatattgaaaggttaatatggacgaccccctttgctggccccttacactgaacttaatacctgaaattcatttctcgtctctcaaaactcttgtgtaccaattttcgtctgaatcctatgtataataacgacaatatcgcataaaCAGTGAAAAgataacatggacgacccctttggacgacccctgattttagtttggataagtgaaatcagttgtttgtccctaataactcctatgtccaaattttcatcccaatccgatgtacaaaaacgtcaatattactaagatactgaaaatctaatatggacgacccctttcgccggccccttacactaaatttgatacttcAAATCGaatgcacgtcactcaaaactatcgtgtaccaattttcacctgaattcgatgtataatagcgtcaatatcgcaaaaacagcgaacagttaatatggacgacccctttggccgaccccttacacaaaatttgacacctg
It includes:
- the LOC129744854 gene encoding facilitated trehalose transporter Tret1-like, giving the protein MQREEIIIEHSQLVGDGSGPGAVILPACGGQSAARAGPGGQQPLLNGGGGGTGKGGKLSVINRSHHFTQIIAALAVSIGPLAAGLGKGYSSPAIASLQELQIRQRGNYTAFSVNDQQASWIASLSLLGALFGGMFGGVAMQYGRKRVLALMSLPFSLSWILTVFAKSVETMFFTAFVGGFCCAIVSTVTQVYISEISSPDIRGFLSAIQKIAGHMGMLISYLLGAYLDWRQLAMLVSVAPIMLFISVIYIPETPSFLVLRGCDDEAHRSLQWLRGPHKNVEIELDTIRSNVRTSRINLLNRMTSRGSNGANQQQLPTHCQHPTGSTQSRLGTVSRLPEIVRNWQLPRVSFDAIAGNVKAVMRNARLVKPVSITCGLMIFQRFTGANSFNFYAVTIFSKTFAGMNPHGAAIAVGFVQLLASMLSGLLIDTVGRIPLLIVSSVFMSLALASFGSFVYYGQTNKMLANIEPDVPAGSNDWIPLLCVLVFTVAFSLGISPISWLLVGELFPLEYRGIGSSIATSFSYFCAFLGVKTFMDFQAMFGLHGTFWLYACISCVGLFFVIMVVPETKGRDLEEMDPKYVRTLTINR